One Purpureocillium takamizusanense chromosome 1, complete sequence genomic window carries:
- the RPL10A gene encoding 60S ribosomal protein L10A (COG:J~EggNog:ENOG503NUHC~BUSCO:EOG09264LBC) — translation MSKITVANVRTQVSELLEYSNETKKRNFLETVELQIGLKNYDPQRDKRFSGTIKLPSVPRPNMAICILGDQHDLDRAKHGGVDAMSADDLKKLNKNKKLIKKLARKYDAFIASEALIKQIPRLLGPGLSKAGKFPTPVSHADDLSGKITEVKSTIKFQLKKVLCMGVAVGNVGMEPEQLVANVMLAINYLVSLLKKGWQNVGSLTIKASMSPPKRLY, via the exons CTAATGTCCGGACGCAAGTCTCGGAGCTCCTCGAGTACTCCAACGAGACCAAGAAGCGCAACTTcctcgagacggtcgagCTCCAGATCGGCCTCAAGAACTATGACCCCCAGCGTGACAAGCGTTTCTCCGGCACCATCAAGCTGCCCTCGGTCCCCCGCCCCAACATGGCCATCTG CATCCTGGGTGACCAGCACGATCTCGACCGTGCCAAGCACGGCGGTGTCGATGCCATGTCGGCCGACGACCTGAAGAAGCtcaacaagaacaagaagctcATCAAGAAGCTGGCTCGCAAGTACGACGCCTTCATCGCTTCCGAGGCCCTCATCAAGCAGATCCCTCGTCTCCTGGGCCCCGGTCTGTCCAAGG CTGGCAAGTTCCCCACCCCGGTCTCGCACGCCGATGACCTGAGCGGCAAGATCACCGAGGTCAAGTCCACCATCAAGTTCCAGCTCAAGAAGGTTCTCTGCATgggtgtcgccgtcggcaacgtCGGCATGGAGCCCGAGCAGCTGGTCGCCAACGTCATGCTGGCCATCAACTacctcgtctccctcctcaAGAAGGGCTGGCAGAACGTTGGAAGCCTGACCATCAAGGCTTCCATGTCTCCCCCCAAGCGCCTGTACTAA